Proteins encoded together in one Nitratireductor basaltis window:
- a CDS encoding WGR domain-containing protein — protein MKKPPLSQFLRRIDRSRNMARFYALSVEPDLFGGAALVRQWGRIGKVGRVRIDLYSSTEQAMEAQARLGRSKLARGYRAE, from the coding sequence ATGAAGAAACCACCGCTTTCCCAGTTCCTCCGCCGCATTGATCGCAGCCGCAACATGGCGCGTTTTTACGCGCTTTCCGTGGAGCCTGATCTCTTCGGCGGTGCGGCACTTGTCCGCCAATGGGGCCGCATCGGGAAAGTCGGCCGCGTGCGCATCGACCTCTACAGTTCCACCGAACAGGCGATGGAAGCTCAGGCCCGCCTTGGCCGGTCGAAGCTTGCTCGTGGTTACCGGGCTGAGTAG
- the repC gene encoding plasmid replication protein RepC, which produces MTETFAVSPFGGRGMAHAQISAQRAIARAASGAKPRGESGDKKAVDKWKLIRAVTEAKQHLGLSDRTICVLEALLSFLPERELKASTRLIVFPSNAELSVRARGMAPATLRRHLASLVSAGLVMRRDSANGKRYARRNEDGEVEQAFGFDISQLVLRSDEIFAEAIRVRRTASEMKALRSEVTIHMRDMRTMLNALGEEGHEGLAELEDAFEAVSGRLGRRTSREELEARLARLVALRLRLEACLGLGHQDAGEDAEADMDTLSVTPQTDSETGDDDQEKQVQEKVEAQTAEALNSRKVSANVRQNERHIKKPESESLLEERQKDLGVRDARHQPRPPKVDSCQRGEGDAASSARNVTLPSLLKSCPSIADYATAGIQSWQDLFKAGDVVRRMLGVSDHGWFAACAALGQVGAAIAMAVILQRAERIASPGGYLRSLTAKAQRGALDLRVLVDQELRNQAGAVTLGVGHA; this is translated from the coding sequence ATGACGGAGACATTTGCCGTCTCGCCGTTTGGCGGGCGGGGGATGGCCCATGCGCAGATTTCTGCTCAAAGGGCCATTGCAAGAGCCGCTTCAGGCGCGAAACCGCGTGGCGAAAGCGGGGATAAAAAAGCTGTCGACAAGTGGAAACTCATCCGCGCGGTCACGGAAGCCAAGCAGCATCTTGGTCTGTCCGATCGCACCATCTGCGTTCTCGAAGCGCTGTTGAGTTTTCTGCCAGAGCGTGAGCTGAAGGCTTCCACGCGTTTGATTGTCTTTCCGTCCAATGCAGAGCTGTCCGTGCGTGCCCGCGGCATGGCACCGGCAACACTGCGTCGCCACCTGGCGTCGCTGGTGAGTGCCGGGCTCGTCATGCGCCGCGACAGTGCCAATGGCAAACGCTATGCGCGCCGCAACGAAGACGGCGAGGTGGAGCAGGCTTTCGGCTTCGATATTTCACAGCTTGTCCTGCGGTCCGACGAAATCTTCGCCGAGGCCATCCGCGTGCGCCGCACCGCTTCGGAAATGAAAGCTCTGCGCTCGGAAGTCACGATCCATATGCGCGACATGCGCACCATGCTGAACGCTCTTGGCGAAGAGGGGCATGAAGGTCTGGCGGAACTGGAAGATGCCTTTGAGGCGGTCAGTGGCCGTCTTGGCCGTCGTACCTCGCGCGAGGAACTGGAGGCCCGCCTTGCAAGGCTCGTCGCGCTGCGGCTGCGGCTCGAAGCCTGTCTTGGCCTTGGGCATCAAGACGCAGGTGAGGATGCTGAGGCGGATATGGATACCCTATCGGTCACGCCCCAAACAGATAGCGAAACCGGAGATGATGACCAGGAGAAACAGGTTCAGGAGAAGGTCGAAGCGCAAACCGCTGAGGCCCTCAATTCACGAAAAGTGAGCGCCAATGTCCGCCAAAATGAGCGCCACATAAAGAAGCCCGAGTCAGAATCCCTTCTTGAAGAAAGACAGAAAGATTTGGGTGTGAGAGATGCGCGCCATCAGCCGAGACCGCCCAAGGTTGACAGCTGTCAACGCGGGGAAGGGGACGCAGCTTCATCAGCACGAAACGTCACGCTTCCCAGCCTCCTGAAATCCTGCCCGTCAATTGCCGATTACGCTACTGCGGGCATTCAATCCTGGCAGGACCTGTTCAAGGCCGGTGATGTGGTGCGCCGAATGCTGGGGGTGAGCGATCACGGCTGGTTCGCGGCCTGTGCTGCCTTGGGACAGGTGGGCGCTGCCATTGCCATGGCGGTCATCCTGCAGCGGGCAGAACGGATTGCCTCACCGGGTGGCTATCTGCGCTCGCTTACTGCCAAGGCCCAACGCGGGGCGCTGGATCTGCGAGTGCTGGTCGATCAGGAATTGCGCAATCAGGCAGGAGCAGTGACGCTGGGGGTAGGGCATGCATGA